Part of the Phycisphaerales bacterium genome, CAGCGCGATGGTGCCGAACCTGCCGGCGTGGACGGGCGCCGTCGGCTGCTCGATGGTCGGCCTCGTCATGGTCTGGGTGGGCGGATTCAAGCTGTTCCAGCGCGTCATGGCCGCCTGCATCGCCGTCATGGTCGTGGTCGTCGTCGCGAGCGCGGCGATGACCAAGCCCTCGCTGCTCGAACTCGCCAGCGGCTTCGTCCCACGCGTACCCCCAGACGCCGAAGCCCTCGGCTGGACCATCGCGCTCGTCGGCGGCGTGGGCGGCACGCTGACCATCATCTGCTACGGCTACTGGATGCGCGAGGCCGGCCGGGGCAGGCCCGAAGACCTCGCGACCTGCCGCATCGACCTGGCCGTGGGCTACTCGATCACGGCGCTCTTCGGCGTGGGCATGATCGTGCTGGCGGCGGGCGTGGCGGGCAGCGGAGAGCTGGAGGGCCGCGGCGCCTCCGTCATCGTGCAGGTCGCCGACCGCATCGGCGCGTCGACCAACTCGGCCCTCTCGCAGGCCATGCGCTGGGCGTTCCTCGTCGGCGCCTTCGGCGCGGTCTTCTCCAGCGTGCTGGGCGTGTGGCAGGCGGTGCCCTACGTGTTCGCCGACTGGTGGGCCATGCGGCCGGGCGCCAACGCTAAGACGGCGCCCGTCTCGACGACGTCGCTGCCCTACCGCGGCTTCCTCGTCGCGCTGGCTACGCTGCCGTGCGCACTGCTGTTCGTCCGGTTCGAGACCGCCCAGAAGCTCTACGCCATCGTCGGCGCGGCGTTCATCCCGCTGCTCGCCCTGGCCCTGCTGCTGCTGATGAATCGCCGCGACTGGGTCGGCCGCACCCTGGCCAACCGCTGGTGGGCCAACGTGGCGCTCGTCGTCGCGCTTGCCGTCTGCGTCGTCGCGGCGTGGCGGTCGATCGAGAGCCGGCTCGGCTAGGCCGACTCAGCCCTCAACGAACTTCTGCCGGAACGCCTCGTGCGCTTCCACGTCGCCGATGAGGACGATCTCGTGGCCGGCCTCGAGCACCGTGGTCGCCGGCGGGTTGGCCGTCAGGCCGTCCTGGTTGCGGTACCCCACGATCGTGCAGCCCGTCGCCTCGCGCAGGCCGCTCTCCATGATCTTCTTGCCCACCACCGACTTGGGCACCTTCGCGTCGAAGACCTCGAGCCCCTGGGCCACCGTCACCAGCCGCCCCTGGTGCAGCAGGTTGTAGAAGGCCGATGCGCCCGTGCTCGCATAGCTCTGCACGAAGTCGGCCCCGGCGCGGTGCAGCGCCGCCACGTGCTTGTCCAGCGTGCATCGGGCGATGACCTCGATGTCGGGCCGCAGCTTGCGGCAGAGCAGCGTGAGGTACAGGTTCACGTCGTCGTTGTTGCTCGTGATGACGACGGTGGGGGCCTTGGCCAGTCCCGCGGCTTCGAGGATCCGCGGCTCGGCGGCGTCGCCCACGATCGTCTTCTCCGGGTTCGTCACACGCCGCTCGGACCGCTCGATCACTCGGTAGTCGATGTCGCGCAGCTCGAGCGCTTCGGCCGTCGCCTGGCCGATCCGCCCGTTGCCGATGACGATGACCGGATCGCCGCTGACGTTGTAGATCGCAAAGTGTTCGTCGTAT contains:
- a CDS encoding Nramp family divalent metal transporter, which codes for MPRSTRSILLLVGPGVLVAATGVGAGDLATAAFAGSKLGLAVLWAVIVGAMAKLVLNEQLARWQLATGTTILEGAIKRLGPVVWAVFGAYLLLWSPFVAVALMKACGAVLSAMVPNLPAWTGAVGCSMVGLVMVWVGGFKLFQRVMAACIAVMVVVVVASAAMTKPSLLELASGFVPRVPPDAEALGWTIALVGGVGGTLTIICYGYWMREAGRGRPEDLATCRIDLAVGYSITALFGVGMIVLAAGVAGSGELEGRGASVIVQVADRIGASTNSALSQAMRWAFLVGAFGAVFSSVLGVWQAVPYVFADWWAMRPGANAKTAPVSTTSLPYRGFLVALATLPCALLFVRFETAQKLYAIVGAAFIPLLALALLLLMNRRDWVGRTLANRWWANVALVVALAVCVVAAWRSIESRLG